A window of Garra rufa chromosome 11, GarRuf1.0, whole genome shotgun sequence genomic DNA:
gactaaatttaacttattttgtcttctggaaaacatcttctgtagcttctgaagggcaatattaaatgaaaacatatgatacaaaataagaaaaatgcacacatcttcattctgtttaaaagttttcacccctggctctaaatgcatcgtttttccctcagtccctcagttgtcctcagtgtgaaaagatggatctcaaaattattgAGATTGTCaattgtcatttttggaaagtgttcaaatacacaaaaatgcagaaaaaccaaagaatttgtgggacctgaaggttgtttttataaattcaattgttattttttcttgtgtactatatatatatatatatatatatatatatatatatatatataaatgtctttatgtgaaactccttattcaggtcagtactaaagaaataaaatgcattttctaTAATCtgtcttattttgttgaaatagttaacattttgcagactctgcaaggtgtatgtaaagttttgatcACAACTGTAAAAATTGTATTGCCATAATCACGACCCATTTCAAATATTTACGTGCTTTTCTTCTCTTACTTCTTTTTGTTCTTAACAACCCCTACTCGCTGTCCTGGAGCAGTTATGAAATATTGTTCTAGTAAATACTTTTCAGcattttagtatttaattttCCAGTAATAAATATGCATGAAAATTACATAGAAGTGCAACAGTGACCACACTGTGTTCGGCAGTGGTCAAAAAAGATTTAAACtgcaaattttgatttttttttttcttttttgtaaactCAGAGATGTGGATTCGGACAGCAATTAAATTACCACATGACCTTGGCGTTTGTCAAAAAATAACGGGTGGGTGGTGGGCGAAAACACCATAATTCGGGATTCAGATTTCAATAAAATCAGAGACTAACCCTTGTAAATGTTGAAATATGCTTACGTccccaaaataaataattacagtCCGAATCttgcttaaagggttagttcacccaaaaaaaataaataaattagcccatcgtttactcaccctcaaggcttCTTTTGGACTGTGAAACTAAAACACAGGGCAATTTTTAAAACAACTCTGACTggattcgtctaaaagaagaaagtcatatacacctaagatgccttccttgagggtaagtaaatcaagggctaattttcattttaggctgaactaaccctttaagttccGTTTTGTGATTCCAGTAGTCTATTAATTTGACTCACCAGACCTTCAGCCTCCGTTGACCTCTGATAGTGACCCGCAAGTGCTGTGTAGTCTGACATCTGTTTATTACAGTCCAGACATTTGAATCCATGTTTAATAACTTTGTCGGGATAAAGTGGCAAGACCACTTGGCTTCTGGCTGACTCTGTGGTGGTGTTCCCGCAAGGTATCGGATTTACAGACTGCTTAGGCCTGGTAGGCGCCAGCATCTGTTCAACAGCAATGGGCTTCATAAACAACTGAGTGCACTGCATCACCATGCCTTTGTTTTTGTGATCTCGAGCGTGTGCCAGAAGAGcacatttgttaaaaaacacCAATGTTTTGGAGCAGTGGGTGCACGCGACTTCAATATGCACACTCCTGCGGCTGTAATGGTAAGCAAGACTCTTTTCCAGCCCGAATGAGTCTCCACATTCTAGGCAGCAATAGCCTTGTGGTGGGAGCTTGATATTGCTGCCTGGTGGTGGACTCAGGTCGGGAACATATGTTGGCACTGGGTTTGAGTAATTCAACAGTCTGTTTAACGTTCCAGCTGCGGTATTTGGAACAACAGCTCGTGTATTTGGAGAGACTTTTTTAACCTGATGCACCAATGGTACAGAACTGCACAACTGAGAGGGCTCCTGTCTATTGGTGGAAGACCTTGCTGTAACCGAGGCAGCTACGCTATGTGGGACTAGATTTAGGTTTGCTAAGTGTAATGCCTTCGGAAGGTAGTTTGTATTAGCCAAAGAGCCAATCTGAGCAGAAGCAGGCTTCTTTTGCTTGTTGCCACCAAGCGTTGTCTTAAGAGCATGACAGTTATTTTGGGTTTGAGGTTTCCTTACTGATTTCGTGCTGGATTTGCCTCCTAGTATAGGTGTCTTTGAGGCTTCCTGCTTTCCATCTTCAAAAATGACCTCTGAAATAGTATCATTTGAACGATACACAGGTAATGTTTTTGAGAAGGCGTCTTCAACTGAAGACTGAGATGGCGACGAACCAAATGGTGATGTAAGATCTTCAGTTTCAGAGTCTGGCAATATGCTCGTGACGGTGCGTTTGATTTCTCCAGATGAGGTTTTGATTGTCTTTATTCTGACTCGTGGGATGGCTGGAGGCGAGCCAGCAGCGACAGCTGGAGATGCTTTACCGCTGCTGTCACTGCATATACTCATTGGGCTGTCGGGCTGTTTCGCGAAACGTTTCACCACCTCCAGAGGACTTCTTGGGCTCCTAGGCGATATTGGTACTTTTGGACTAATTTTCATGGTCTCTTTTGGGGTGACCGCAAAGTCCTTGGAATTAGTTTGCCCACCTGGATCCTTTTTAGCATTCAGGGCTACTAATGCATCAAGGCAGGAGGACAATCTGGAGCTGTGAGCTTTGACACATGGACGGGGAGAAGAAATATTTTCCTCAGCACAATCTTGCATGCTGTCACTCTTAGTCTCAGAAATTTGTTCAACCGTATCATCACAACCAAGATCATCCACACCTTTTGAATCAGGATTGAACGACAAGCTGGATGCGTCTGGTTTACCATGATTGTCTAAAACAGGAAGAGGCGAAGATGTAAAAAGTGAATCAGATGGGAAGTACGAGGTCTCTGCAGATTTCGGACGGTCATCGATTCCGTTGCTATGAATGTCTTCAGACTCAGGGCTGGATATCGGGCTAAACTGAGGCATAGATGCTGACAAAGAGGGAGATTTTTCATTCTTATAGAGGACAGGAATCTTTTCCATGGAACGTCTTGAGCAGTCTCCGTTGATGGAAGAGCTCTCCAGTCTTGGATAGCTAGAGGGATGTGTATCCAGTGAGCCTGCAGAGCTTTTGAACCCATTTTGTAAAAGGTGCCCCAAATGAGAGCTCTCCTTCTCCACAAGGTTTTCATAGGAGTTCTGGCGGCTAGTATTTTTTACTATAACACTGACAACTGGGGCATCGGTTGCAGGCACTGGGTGAGGGATCAAAACCGTGGCATCCATGCACATCTCCGAGTGCTTAAGGTGTCCCTCTCCCTCATCTTGATTACCGTGAATGGCCTCTTTGGCATCCAAACTGGTCGCATCAGGGATGTCAAAGGCAGCCAGGAGATCATCAAAATCAGGGGTCTTCATATCACCCATGATTGGAGGCTTTCAAAACCTGAAGCAGTAACATGTCAAGAGAAATcaaatcacatatgtgaccccacaaaactagtcattacggtgattttttttttttaattgagatttatacataatctgaaagctgaataaataagctttccattgatgtatggtttgttaggacaatatttgaagatctgagggtgcgaaaaaatctaaatacagagaaaatcacctttaaagcaaacttagcaatgcatattactaatcaaaaattaagttttgatatatttatggtaaacattttcatggaacatgatttctACTTAATAAcctttgatttttggcataaaagaaaaatcaatcattttgacccatgcaatgtatttttggctattgctacaaatatacctgtgctacctaagatctggttttgtggtccagggttacatacatttcaaaacaataatttaataCCAGAATTAACATGCATAAAACCACATCTACGATCTAcgaaatatgtatatatacatatatgcatATACAAAACTGAATTTCTTTATAATCACCATTTGATTCCTGGTTAATTCATCTCAGTAGTTGATGGTCTCCATCAGCTTTGCTGCTGTACACCTTCATCTGTATTGCACTGACACTTTCAGCAACTTCCATAGTACTGATCCAACAAGCTCAAAGACTTGTTTATGGAAACTTTGACTCCGTTCAAAGCATTTTAACATTAGAATACGGTATTTGACATAACTACACTCGTTTTTTAGCCAATCAAATTTACCTTAGTACAACGTTAGTTACACAGCCTGTCACCCTcacctaaattatttaaacaCGCACATTGTCGGAGAATTTGTTTTAGAACGATAGAACACCTTTTCACAGGCGTTacgtaaataaaaaaacaacatttaacaAAAGCTACAATGTTTTTTTATACGAGGATGTTACACAGCTAACATTAGCTTATATGCTAACTGAGAAAACAAACCTTCGCCAAGCTAACAAACGTTTTTAAAAACATTGCTCACGGCGTAATTGATACGATTTAATTCCGTTAAacaagacctatcgttttatatatgttttataatgttaatacagaTGAGAGAGTATGTATGAAGAAAGTAAAGCGGTTCGTATTGACAGAAGCTTTAGCTGTGCAGTCGGGTGCGCGCTTGCATCCCAGCTCTGTAAATAACGCAAACCTGCGGAAATAATGGAACAGTCTGCGAGTATACAGCCAAAGACGCTTTTAAAGCAACATTTCAAAAGCCATGCAAATGGATGAGCAAGTCAGCGTAAGGTATGATTGATTTGTGAGGTTTATAAAAGTGAGTTGTTTACAGTTGCCCGCTGTCTGCTAGCTAACAGCTCTCTCCCCTTCCTGTGTGCGCTAGGACCCCGCTCTCAACGCCACACACGGGCCGTGGCTCAAATTCTGAGAAGCTacctacatagacagcattttGGACAGCATCCTCGAAAATTTAGGTCTGCAGAAATGCAGTCTAGGCGCAAATAGCGACAAATAGTCTCTTCAAACAACAATCAAAGAGCAACTATTGCATATAGCGTGTTTATAAGGGCGTTTGTTTATATGGATGGGACAAATTACATCTTGGAAAAAGTCGTACGACTGAGTGTTGTTTTTTTGAGgctctgctttaaaaaaatagtaGCATATAAAGTAACCAAAACCCTCTTAGATTATAGTATGTGGGTGTAAACGTGTAAAGTGTTGTTTAAATTCTTGCTCAATATTAGCAATCTTAAACCTTAACCTTATGTTTGAAatgtttacaatttatatattttttttttgacaacgcTGGTCTTTTTTTCTACAGATTAGATTAAACTGAGGTATAGACTTTGACTGGGTGGAAACGCTTTCTGTCCACTGAAAACAGTGAAATCTTTCTGAAGAAACTGCCAAGACAAAGGTAGGTAAGATTAGGGTTAACTTGTGCTGACAACACGTGTAGCCTaggtgtatttattatttattaaaacactTATTGCTTTgagaatacactaccagtcaaaaggtttttatgtttagattttttttaatgtttttttttaacaaacctgcatttattttccaaaatacagtaaaagcagtaatattgtgaaatatttttattatttaaaatagctgctttctatttgaatatattttatttattttaaaatatattaactcaTCAGATTATTCTGTGCTTCATGACAGTTTCACTATTAAATATGCAGGCTCCTAATGTACATAAGCTCTTAACACTTACCTTAacatttttttagaattctttgatgaataggaagattcaaagatcagcatttattaaataagtctcttctgctcgccaagcctgcatttatttgatccaaagtacagcaaaaacagtaaagctttgaaatatttttactatttaaaataactgctttctaatatgaatatattttaaaatttaatatgtTTCTATGatcaacttattattattattattatcaccaatattaaaaacagctgtgtaattttttttcaggattcattgataaatagaaagatccaaagatcagcatttatttcaaataaaaagcttttgtaacactatataccattcaaaagcttaaagttagtttagttttttgggaaagaaatgatagaaaacgtgatgataaagatatttataatgttaccaaagatttctatttcagataaatgctgtacttttgaacttttactcatcaaagaaacctgaaaaaaatctactcagctagtttcaacataataataatcattaaaatatttttgagcagcaaatcataatattgctaaaaattcagctttgaatttacataattaaatattttacattacatcttcaaataaatgcaggcttggtgagtaaaaGAGACtaagattaaaaatcttactgttcaaaaacttttgactggtggtgtacctATTGAAGCAGAGGTTGAATGAGCAGTCAAATTCTGTAATTACTTAATTTCAGAAATAGTTTCAGGTTATCAATTTATATCAATGTCCAAACGATATAGTTGAACTTTTCCAGTTGATAACTCATTAAATTCTTTTATGATTCTTCAAGACACTTCCACTATTAAATATGCAGTCTCCACAAAAATGTAGATAAGCTCCTAATACTGAccttaatatttcacatttttcataAAACATTTACTGGTCTTTTCACCCTGCGAAAATAGGCCTACTGTGCAAATACATGTTTAAAAAAAGATAGTGCCTTTAAAAAACAGAGGtcacaatgataataaatgataatgtttttttgtttttactttatacTATAACTATATACAaagataaaatacattttaaagtttcAGTGATGGGAAAGAACCTTTTTTGTAGTTGAAGATAATCTCAATAGTCTAAAGAACGCTTTGTACATCGGAAAGTTCATTAaaccatagatgccaataaaAAGAGTATATAGATATGGCCATGTGCAAAATTAAATCGCAATACCTTCAGTTTGTGAAGTGGACATAAAATGTGCAGGAAAGGCTTGGTTGATATTAGTGAATCATGACTGCTTGTTCTAACAAAGCacataaaatgtcttaatgaataTCTGCTAATGTGTTTTGTACACACAAGACCTTCAATAAAATGCAGTGATGCACACTGCGGTCTATTAAGCTGTGAGTCTGCGTCATCTCGTGTTAACTAAAAGGTATTAGGCATCATTTAATTTTATGAGTTTCCATGAAAGCAGTCATAGATTCCACATATTGTCTGATGGTTGCATTTCATTTATTAATCCTGTAAAGCATTCTATGGAGTCAGGCATAATACCATCAGTTTAGGATCGGATAGCCGCTACATTTTACATAATGTTGAAGTTTAATTTATCTAATTGTGCATTATCATATAGTATAGCTACAAAGACAGCCATACAGACCCTTATGCATTGGAGTAAATGTAGTGGTTCTGAAAAAAAAGGTTAATATAGCCTATTAATTGATTAAGTGGAGGTGAATAATCCTCCATATATTAATAAAGGTATCATAAATGCTCAGATTGCTGCCAATGTGTTTGAATTCGGGGATGAAACTAAATACTACAATGTGCAATAGTGGCATCTAGCGTCGTAATTGTGAAAGACTGGTAGTTTTTGCACACTTTCTTGTGTTTTAAATAATATCACTTTTTCCTTCAGAAcgggcgcggccatttgtaacGTAATGTTCAATTTTAttggtctggcttccggtctcatcctcGTTCGCTGTACAAAACCGCTTgttttgcagcttgatattgcaaattgaagtgtcttaccatattattttaatatattatcataattatgaacacactggtttttaGTGCAAACAGTTCTACCGTTtgctgcacgttgttattcttctagcTCTTCCCCGATAGCAACTAATGAACAGGAAGTCTCGCCCACAGGCTTTGTTTCGCGTTGAAGAGTAATTAAGTGGATATTTTGTGTTAAGTTATATATTTAACAATGCTGTTCTGTGAGCAGGTGTCATTAAAGTGTTATGTGATATACTGTAGAtacttataaattataataaccaAAAGAGAGATTTATAAGAactcaccctgctgaaaaaacagcatatgctggataggtatgttttggtgctgggatgctggttttagctggtttaccagcaaaggaccagcataaaccagctaaaaccagcatcctagcaccaaaacatacctaaccagcatatgctgttttttcagcagggcactgATTCAATTAAAATCCGAACCATGACTCTATTGCTGCTTACATTATACTGTAGACTAGTTATACTTGTTATAGAAAATCTGAAAATTCTTTAAAAGGACAGGTTTATATTGTGTTTTTGGCTCTCAGGATTTTATTGGTCATCAGACTCGATTTGGACTAAGTCTGACTCTCATTGTCTTATCATATGGATAGTATGAATGATAAAACTGGCCACTCCTCTCAGGCACCTGTTCACCGTATGACTGCCTCAGGGATGGCCATAGAATTGCAGGCAATTCATCACGTTACATATTTTATTCCTGatagtttgttttcatttacaCTTTGTATCTTGTTGCCTCTGGAAGTAAGGAGGAGCTTCATAGCAATAAATGATAAGAAGATGCTGTTTCATGACTGCTCTGTGTAGTCATCCTTAACTAGTAATCTGATAGCAACGTGCAAGTGtcttaaataaaaacacattactaTGTAGTTAATTAATGATAAGATTTCCAAGTAGACAGAGTATATATCCCAGCTCAAGGTTCAAGACCCAGCAGTTGTCAACAAGAACGCAGAATGAGTAAGCCATTTATTTGCCTCTCCATTCCTTAGAGATTGATTCAAACTGGTATTTGAACAGGTGGTTTTCGCTATGGTTTGAATAATGGAGGTGTCGGTTTCGTGTATGTGCATATAGTTAATAATTGCTTGGATGAAATGTGGAAACAGATGTGTTTTGAAACTTTTTTGTTGGATCAAGGTTCATTACAGCTGGTAAAAAGTATTCTGATACTTTCTTTACAGCAGACAAAGAAGATTTACAGTTGACGGCTGTCTCAACGGGGAAAGAACAAGGTCTGGACAATCCAGCCTTTGTGAAGGTAGGCTTGAGAAAGTGTGAGGACATTCTCTAAAAAATGAGAAATGAGTTAAaatcataattgtttttttttttctattcttagGAGGATACATTTGCAGATGAACTGAGTGTCAGTGACAAAGATGAGTCGGAGAAGGAGTCAAACTCATGCATGAGGTGTGATTGTGAATCTAATCTATAAATACAACGTCATTCAGATTTCATTGTTGCTTTATTTGGAAATGAGATTCCTTTGAAATTACATCATGTcgtggcaataaaaaaaaaatagaccaaAAAAGTAATGTTTTGATTATGTTATAATCAATCAGTGATACTATATTTATTCATTGTTTACCACAGCAAAGCATGCTTACCCATCACGGCCACAGAGATCTTCTGCAAGACACACTCCAAAATAATCAAATACATTGCTTTGGGAATATTTGCTGCAGGTAACATATTTTAATCTATGATTCCATCACTTCCTAAGTGGACAGTGTGTACAAtatatgtttttgtgttttaaattGTAGGCTATTTGGCATACTTCATTGCTGCATGCTATTTGGACTTCCAGAGGGCACTTGCTTTGGTTATCCTCACTTGTCTGGGGGTGTTTATCATCGTGTGTGAACTGGTGAATAAGTACAAGGGTGACAGCATAAGGAGGTTCCTCAAGCCTGCACAAAGGTGTTTCAAATCCAATATCAGATGGATGAAATGGTGGGTGTGACACTTTAATATACTGTAGTTCAAAGATTTATTatagatttttaacatttttgcaagATAACTGTTATGATCACGAAGGCtacattttatttgatcaaaaatacagtaaaaaaagcaATATTGTGTTTCTATTGTAATGTATATATTTCTCAAATGCTGATCTGATGCTCAAGAAAAATgaatattactattactattattatcagtgttgaaaacagttgctgtgaaatagaaatattttaaacattctaAATGCCACCTGGATttgatttccaggggcattttATACATTTGTAAGGCCAATTTTTACCACcttattattacaaaaaacatATGTTGTATTAAATGTCAGTAATAATAGACTGTTCAAATGTATCTAAATCCTACATGTAAAAAAACAGGAGCTtgtagggctgcaatattatgacaaaaaataaagATTATTGTAGATTAATTatctttttattgtaataatgattattagtatcgaacaatataaaatgtttttgtttagttttgggcATGTCATATTCTGGTCTCACAGATAAACATACCGATCCATGACGTTAGCCAAgttttttgcccctttgtcttaAATTTATGGGGCAGCTTTCTTCagtttggtggcatttttgccacaagccctctttaatttctgaccctggtcATTACTGTCATTTATGATCAATGCAGTGCACCCCTGCTATTAaggaattatttttaaaaaaaggctCCTGACTCCAAATgcttgaatggtagtgtatataatttgTAAGTTGGAATGGTTTGGAGGTAACCAGAAAAGAGCTGTTCAGAAGAGAACTGTTCCCTCTGGAACTTCTTATTGCTACATAATGGCTACAACTCTCACAACAGTATGAGCTATCTATTTAAATAGCAACTTGTTAGCCACTTATGTTTTTAAAGGTCACGGAATAGTTGTTTTAATTGTTGTAGAATAAAACAGCAAAATCAGTCTTTACcatagacttttttcctcaaaaattgAAATTGTAATTCAAAAACCTTGAGGACATTTCTGAGGAAACCCATAGTGAATTAGCCTTCCAAACTGGCTTGCAAAGTACTGTTGTGATTTTAAAGTAGTAGTTCTCAGCCAGGAGGCTGGGGGACCTACTAGAGAACCTCATGAAACTTCTAAGTTGGTCTCGAGATGGaggatttaaataaataaataaaaata
This region includes:
- the LOC141345786 gene encoding zinc finger protein 592-like, with protein sequence MGDMKTPDFDDLLAAFDIPDATSLDAKEAIHGNQDEGEGHLKHSEMCMDATVLIPHPVPATDAPVVSVIVKNTSRQNSYENLVEKESSHLGHLLQNGFKSSAGSLDTHPSSYPRLESSSINGDCSRRSMEKIPVLYKNEKSPSLSASMPQFSPISSPESEDIHSNGIDDRPKSAETSYFPSDSLFTSSPLPVLDNHGKPDASSLSFNPDSKGVDDLGCDDTVEQISETKSDSMQDCAEENISSPRPCVKAHSSRLSSCLDALVALNAKKDPGGQTNSKDFAVTPKETMKISPKVPISPRSPRSPLEVVKRFAKQPDSPMSICSDSSGKASPAVAAGSPPAIPRVRIKTIKTSSGEIKRTVTSILPDSETEDLTSPFGSSPSQSSVEDAFSKTLPVYRSNDTISEVIFEDGKQEASKTPILGGKSSTKSVRKPQTQNNCHALKTTLGGNKQKKPASAQIGSLANTNYLPKALHLANLNLVPHSVAASVTARSSTNRQEPSQLCSSVPLVHQVKKVSPNTRAVVPNTAAGTLNRLLNYSNPVPTYVPDLSPPPGSNIKLPPQGYCCLECGDSFGLEKSLAYHYSRRSVHIEVACTHCSKTLVFFNKCALLAHARDHKNKGMVMQCTQLFMKPIAVEQMLAPTRPKQSVNPIPCGNTTTESARSQVVLPLYPDKVIKHGFKCLDCNKQMSDYTALAGHYQRSTEAEGLMCKVCSMLLPNKCSYRAHLRIHSHKSPYCCPECGALSRSVDIQKHVKENCLHYTRKIGYSCLHCEMLFMSLSLLKSHIEEKHCEVFYKCTICPVAFKSSDGCQMHVKNKHAGCEPNHQVIYKCSCETVFKRKQLLYQHFHHRICVFKCPECTSFFPEKLLLVQHFKTVHDGVFRGEAEISPKKTETTSLSDKMPPQNLQPKLSKPINEACMKGRESSAPQKPSTGVSMKNAGWTCGECLLWVPDRETYVNHLKTSHGKSVKKHPCRLCEMSFNSPLSLKRHLRSDHDGRKKVYTCWYCTSEKMSFTNHSVLMNHISLMHGIKNPDFSQMPKLASREVVKPTSEKRKRRAEEALGVAGNGDASSSVPGKRLKPLYRCAKCGFTSENQAQFQEHIPQHRTDSDAPQCQHCGLCFTSQIALSRHLIIVHKVKETEDFNDEDTGKHATDLNDETTRLSAKKTEDSQLQSEPTDSAFNTQAKTSEKA